In Bacillota bacterium, the DNA window CGTGATGGGGCCCCGCCGGTCGGTGGTGCCGGACTGGTAAACGCGTGGTACCAGGCCCGTGTAACTGGCCACGTGCTTGTCGCTGGGAAAACGGAACGGGTCGCCGATGTAGGCGTAGTACGTGGCCGCCGCGATGACGCTAAAGCCTGCAAGGGAAAGCAACAACCGGACGGGCGGGCAGTCCTTCACCCGCCGGCCGATCTCGCGCTCCACCGCCTGCAGGTGGGTGTTGGTCGAGCGCACCTGTTCCAACGCCACCGCCAGCGCCACCCGCTCGGCCGGGGGCAGATCCAACTCCCACAGGGCTTGGAGGTGCCGGCGCGCTTGCCAGAGGTTGCGCGGCGTCCGATAGCCGTGGCGTTGCAGCAGGCTGCGAATTTGATTCTTCCACCGGGCCCGCTGCTCGACCAGCTCGCGGCGCAAATTCACCAGCTCCCGCAGCTCCCGAATGGGTTTAATGACGCCGGTCTGGGTGCCCGGCGAGGAGGACGAGGCGCTGCGGGATCTGGTGCGAGCCCGGGAAGGCGCCAAGCGGGACCTGCGGCGCGCTCGCCAGGAGCTCACCAGTTTCCTGCTGCGTCACGGCGTGACCGCACCCAAGGGGACGACCCGGTGGTCCCGGATGTTTCTGCGCTGGCTCGATACGCTGAGCTTTCCCCACCGCGCCACCCAGGTGGCCTATCAGGAGTACCTGGAGGCGGTGCCCGCGCAGCAGGCCCGGGTGGAGCGGCTTGAGGCGGAGATCCATGCCATCGCCATGGAGAGCCGGCATGCACCGGTCATCCAGGCGTTGCAGGCCCTGAAAGGGGTCCGGGAGGTCACGGCGGTGACGCTGGTTGCCGAGGTCGGGGAGTTCTCCCGCTTTCGAAGCCCGGCCCAGCTGATGGCCTACGC includes these proteins:
- a CDS encoding IS110 family transposase codes for the protein MSSWRARRRSRLAPSRARTRSRSASSSSPGTQTGVIKPIRELRELVNLRRELVEQRARWKNQIRSLLQRHGYRTPRNLWQARRHLQALWELDLPPAERVALAVALEQVRSTNTHLQAVEREIGRRVKDCPPVRLLLSLAGFSVIAAATYYAYIGDPFRFPSDKHVASYTGLVPRVYQSGTTDRRGPITKEGPPVLRWTLVEAASSVAHHGPPALRAFYERLRAKKGAVVALAAKLARIAWAMWRSGRLFAGTRPELYTAKLSLLDRHAAAYPTTQVLTWLAERLDQILDRNP
- a CDS encoding IS110 family transposase; translated protein: MGLMTPVWVPGEEDEALRDLVRAREGAKRDLRRARQELTSFLLRHGVTAPKGTTRWSRMFLRWLDTLSFPHRATQVAYQEYLEAVPAQQARVERLEAEIHAIAMESRHAPVIQALQALKGVREVTAVTLVAEVGEFSRFRSPAQLMAYAGLVPREHSSGAQTRRGGITKTGNAHVRFVLGEAAWAYRHRPAIRNPLRTRQRGAGPEVLRIALKAQQRLHRKYWRLLARGKPSTVAATAVARELLGFAWAVACHVEAQQAPVAA